A stretch of the Thermus hydrothermalis genome encodes the following:
- a CDS encoding LCP family protein translates to MRRFFLLGLLALLLALGLWAYPLLGPAVRQGALPSPEGLREPLTLLVYGSSPEYSGYHKRAPERFRGLADAILLVRLDPWAGRVVVLSIPRDTWVSLPGYGWHKVNAYSPLGGPGLMKEAVAALTGVRAERYVVVSTEALRRAVDALGGVRVCVEKPMRYRDSAAGLSIDLEPGCQVLNGAQAEGYLRFRKDALGDIGRIQRQQAFFHAVKEEVLSPKGLLRLPRVVAAVEPYVQTDLTRKERGAILGFTMKRPELVSLLLPGRFGGGGWQVDREALAELLALYFAGKGEGGEASLSGKLVAVVYGPGQEALAERARERLHALGLRVLLHPIDLAPSRTEVLENGPGLLAKALSEELGVPYRISGEAVLGADLTLRLGGDASF, encoded by the coding sequence GTGCGGCGCTTCTTCCTCCTTGGCCTTCTCGCCCTCCTATTGGCCCTAGGCCTTTGGGCCTACCCCCTTTTGGGGCCCGCGGTGCGCCAGGGGGCGTTGCCCTCCCCGGAGGGCCTAAGGGAGCCCCTCACGCTTCTCGTCTATGGCTCTAGCCCAGAGTACTCGGGCTACCACAAGAGGGCCCCCGAGCGCTTCCGGGGCCTGGCGGACGCCATCCTCCTGGTCCGCCTGGACCCTTGGGCGGGGCGGGTGGTGGTCCTTTCCATTCCCCGGGATACCTGGGTGAGCCTGCCCGGCTACGGGTGGCACAAGGTGAACGCCTATAGCCCCTTGGGGGGGCCCGGGCTCATGAAGGAGGCGGTGGCGGCCCTCACGGGGGTGCGGGCGGAGCGCTACGTGGTGGTGAGCACCGAGGCCCTGCGGAGGGCGGTGGACGCCCTGGGGGGGGTGCGGGTGTGCGTGGAGAAGCCCATGCGCTACCGGGATAGCGCCGCAGGCCTTTCCATTGACCTGGAGCCGGGTTGCCAGGTGCTAAACGGGGCACAGGCGGAAGGGTACCTGCGCTTCCGCAAGGACGCCCTGGGGGACATCGGGCGCATCCAGCGGCAACAGGCCTTCTTCCACGCCGTAAAGGAGGAAGTCCTTTCCCCCAAAGGGCTCCTTCGCCTCCCGCGGGTGGTGGCGGCGGTGGAGCCTTACGTGCAGACCGACCTCACCCGAAAGGAACGGGGGGCCATCCTCGGCTTCACCATGAAGCGCCCCGAGCTCGTGAGCCTCCTCCTTCCGGGGCGCTTCGGCGGGGGAGGTTGGCAGGTGGACCGGGAAGCCTTGGCCGAGCTCCTCGCCCTCTACTTCGCCGGGAAGGGGGAAGGGGGGGAGGCTTCGCTTTCGGGGAAGCTCGTGGCCGTGGTCTACGGGCCTGGGCAGGAGGCCCTGGCGGAAAGGGCGCGGGAGCGGCTTCACGCCCTGGGCCTTAGGGTGCTCCTCCACCCCATAGACCTGGCCCCTTCCCGCACCGAGGTGCTGGAAAACGGGCCTGGCCTCCTGGCGAAGGCCCTTTCCGAGGAGCTCGGGGTGCCTTACCGGATCTCGGGGGAGGCGGTCTTGGGGGCGGACCTCACCTTGCGGCTTGGCGGGGACGCCTCCTTTTGA
- a CDS encoding AMP-binding protein — MEPVWYPDPKEAQNTRIYRFMEALGFPDYEAFYRYSVEEAEDFYRQFFAHLGIPWRRPYERVVEGGFPFPRFFVGGTLNLVDAVFRHPEDRLALLHETEDGQVRPLTYGELRAEVARVAAGLKALGVGRGERVGIWMPMGLEAATLLLATCWLGAIAIPIFSGYAAEAAAIRLKDAEARLLAVQDGFFRRGRRVELLGEARKAQALSGTERLLVVRRLGLPLEGSEADYAHLGGTASPPEAMESMDPFMLIYTSGTTGRPKGTVHYHAGFPLKAALDMALLFDLREEDRLFWFTDLGWMMGPWAILGGLILGGTVFLYDGAPDYPGPERLWRMVEAHRLTHLGLSPTLVRALIPFGEAPIKAHELSSLRVLGSTGEPWNLEPYLWFFRVVGEEKRPIVNYSGGTEISGGILGNVLLRPIKPMGFNTAVPGMKAAVLDETGRPVKGQVGELAVLAPWPGMTKGFWRDEARYLDTYFAKVPGVWVHGDFALLDEEGHYFILGRSDDTLKVAGKRVGPAEVETAALNHPALKEAAAIGVPHPVKGEAIVLFAVLKPGIAPDPELAEAVAEKVAEALGKPLKPERVLFVPDLPKTRNAKVMRRVVRAAYLGQDPGDLSALENPEAVEAIRRAAQGG, encoded by the coding sequence ATGGAACCCGTCTGGTACCCAGACCCTAAGGAAGCCCAGAACACCCGGATTTACCGCTTCATGGAGGCCCTGGGCTTCCCGGACTACGAGGCCTTCTACCGCTACAGCGTGGAGGAGGCGGAGGACTTCTACCGCCAGTTCTTCGCCCACCTGGGCATCCCGTGGCGGAGGCCCTACGAAAGGGTTGTAGAAGGGGGCTTCCCCTTCCCCCGCTTTTTCGTGGGGGGAACGCTTAACCTGGTGGACGCCGTCTTCCGCCACCCGGAGGACCGCCTGGCCCTCCTCCACGAGACGGAGGACGGCCAGGTGCGCCCCCTCACCTACGGGGAACTGAGGGCGGAGGTGGCCCGGGTGGCGGCGGGGCTTAAGGCGCTCGGGGTGGGCCGGGGGGAACGGGTGGGGATCTGGATGCCCATGGGCCTCGAGGCGGCCACCCTCCTCCTCGCCACCTGCTGGCTTGGGGCCATCGCCATCCCCATCTTCTCCGGGTACGCCGCCGAGGCCGCCGCCATCCGCCTAAAGGATGCCGAGGCCAGGCTCCTCGCCGTCCAGGACGGCTTCTTCCGGCGGGGAAGAAGGGTGGAGCTTCTAGGAGAGGCCCGGAAAGCCCAGGCCCTTTCGGGCACGGAACGCCTCCTGGTGGTGCGGCGGCTCGGCCTTCCCCTGGAGGGAAGCGAGGCGGACTACGCCCATCTGGGCGGTACGGCCTCCCCCCCGGAGGCGATGGAGAGCATGGACCCCTTCATGCTCATCTACACCTCCGGGACCACGGGCCGGCCCAAGGGCACCGTGCACTACCACGCCGGCTTCCCCCTGAAGGCCGCCTTGGACATGGCCCTCCTCTTTGACCTGCGGGAGGAGGACCGCCTCTTCTGGTTCACGGACCTGGGCTGGATGATGGGGCCTTGGGCCATCCTGGGGGGGCTCATCCTCGGGGGCACGGTCTTCCTCTACGACGGGGCCCCCGACTACCCCGGCCCCGAAAGGCTTTGGCGGATGGTGGAGGCCCACCGCCTCACCCACCTGGGCCTCTCCCCCACCCTGGTGCGGGCCCTCATCCCCTTTGGGGAAGCGCCCATCAAAGCCCACGAACTCTCCTCCCTAAGGGTCTTGGGCTCCACGGGGGAGCCCTGGAACCTGGAGCCCTACCTCTGGTTCTTCCGGGTGGTGGGGGAGGAGAAGCGGCCCATCGTCAACTACTCCGGGGGCACGGAGATCTCGGGGGGCATCCTGGGGAACGTCCTCCTAAGGCCCATCAAGCCCATGGGGTTCAACACCGCCGTACCCGGGATGAAGGCCGCCGTCCTGGACGAGACGGGAAGGCCGGTGAAGGGCCAGGTGGGGGAACTCGCCGTCCTCGCCCCCTGGCCTGGCATGACCAAAGGCTTCTGGCGGGACGAGGCCCGTTACCTGGACACCTACTTCGCCAAGGTGCCCGGCGTCTGGGTCCACGGGGACTTCGCCCTCCTGGACGAGGAGGGGCACTACTTCATCCTGGGGCGGAGCGACGATACCCTGAAGGTGGCGGGCAAGCGGGTAGGCCCGGCGGAGGTGGAGACGGCGGCCCTAAACCACCCCGCCCTCAAGGAGGCGGCCGCCATCGGGGTGCCCCACCCCGTGAAGGGGGAGGCCATCGTCCTCTTCGCCGTGCTCAAACCCGGCATCGCCCCAGACCCGGAGCTGGCGGAGGCGGTGGCGGAGAAGGTGGCCGAGGCCTTGGGCAAGCCCCTCAAGCCCGAACGGGTTCTTTTCGTCCCCGACCTCCCCAAAACCCGGAACGCCAAGGTCATGCGCCGGGTGGTGCGGGCCGCCTACCTGGGCCAGGACCCCGGGGACCTCTCCGCCCTGGAAAACCCCGAGGCGGTGGAGGCCATTCGCCGTGCGGCGCAGGGCGGCTAA
- the murJ gene encoding murein biosynthesis integral membrane protein MurJ: MLRKVLLVMGGTLASRVLGLLRQAVFNALYPDALKDAFNVAYRVPNLLRELLAEGAVQNALIPILKSLPPEEAQAFARRFAAFLLGVNLLVLGLGYLLAPFVVELLVAEGSHLREEGAFQQVVYLTRLLLPFLLGISMAALFSALLQADERFLPYALGPIAFNLAAIGLMALFPGNPTFLGLSVALGGLLQAAIQLPFLKGLRLEWRWHPALGTALLRMGPFAFTTSLRQFLNLVLTNILTRYPPAAVTGFYNAEVVFQMALGLLATSPAIAYFPRMSALKGKELARFLEAPIRRFALLLSLAGGLLVGLAPFVVVLLFGLFGPLTPENRAYSAQVLSAMGLAVLPWGVNTFLLRGLYALGRVREAVGASALVFLANTLGYWLLRDAGLFLLNLATALAGWLGLALYLRLLAREGVRVGALPRYLGKAYLAGLLAALPGLGLGVWVRAENPLAAFGSLVLGGAAGVGVFVLVGSLLGLPIREALARLLSAGNRGA, encoded by the coding sequence ATGCTGCGTAAGGTCCTCCTGGTCATGGGGGGCACCTTGGCCTCGAGGGTCTTGGGCCTCCTGCGCCAGGCGGTCTTCAACGCCCTTTACCCCGATGCCCTCAAGGACGCCTTCAACGTGGCCTACCGGGTGCCGAACCTCCTCCGGGAGCTCTTGGCCGAGGGGGCGGTGCAAAACGCCCTCATTCCAATCCTGAAAAGCCTGCCCCCGGAAGAGGCCCAGGCCTTCGCCCGCCGCTTCGCCGCCTTCCTCCTCGGGGTGAACCTCCTCGTCCTGGGCCTGGGCTACCTCCTCGCCCCCTTCGTGGTGGAGCTTTTGGTGGCGGAAGGTAGCCACCTGAGGGAGGAAGGGGCCTTCCAACAGGTGGTCTACCTCACCCGGCTCCTCCTCCCCTTCCTCCTGGGTATCTCCATGGCCGCCCTCTTCTCCGCCCTATTGCAGGCGGACGAGCGCTTCCTCCCTTATGCCCTAGGCCCCATCGCCTTCAACCTGGCGGCCATCGGCCTCATGGCCCTCTTCCCTGGGAACCCCACCTTCCTGGGCCTTTCCGTGGCCCTCGGTGGGCTTTTGCAGGCCGCCATCCAGCTTCCCTTCCTGAAGGGGCTCCGCCTGGAGTGGCGCTGGCACCCCGCCCTGGGCACGGCGCTTCTCCGCATGGGGCCCTTCGCCTTCACCACCTCCTTGCGGCAGTTCCTGAACCTCGTCCTCACCAACATCCTCACCCGCTACCCCCCGGCGGCGGTCACGGGGTTTTACAACGCCGAGGTGGTCTTCCAGATGGCCCTGGGCCTCCTGGCCACGAGCCCGGCCATCGCCTACTTCCCCCGGATGAGCGCCCTGAAGGGAAAAGAGCTCGCCCGCTTCCTGGAAGCCCCCATCCGCCGCTTCGCCCTGCTCCTTTCCTTGGCGGGTGGGCTTTTGGTGGGGTTGGCTCCCTTCGTCGTGGTCCTCCTCTTTGGCCTCTTCGGCCCCCTTACCCCGGAAAACCGGGCCTATAGCGCCCAGGTCCTCTCCGCCATGGGCCTGGCGGTGCTCCCTTGGGGGGTGAACACCTTCTTGCTCCGGGGCCTCTACGCCTTAGGACGGGTGCGGGAGGCGGTGGGGGCGAGCGCCTTGGTCTTCCTGGCCAATACCTTGGGCTACTGGCTCCTTAGGGACGCCGGGCTTTTCCTCCTCAACCTGGCCACGGCCTTGGCGGGGTGGCTCGGCTTGGCCCTCTACCTCCGGCTCCTCGCCCGGGAGGGGGTGAGGGTTGGGGCTTTGCCCCGCTATTTGGGAAAGGCTTACCTGGCGGGGCTTTTGGCCGCACTGCCCGGCCTAGGCCTTGGGGTCTGGGTCCGGGCGGAAAACCCCTTGGCCGCCTTTGGGTCCTTGGTCCTGGGCGGGGCGGCGGGGGTTGGGGTGTTCGTCCTGGTGGGGAGCCTATTGGGCCTGCCTATTCGGGAAGCCCTTGCCAGGCTTCTTTCAGCCGGAAATAGAGGGGCTTGA
- a CDS encoding serine/threonine-protein kinase, producing the protein MNSLKRKDFRLLMLLGLGQTAQVYLAEAPGLGKVALKLPKKEVRQDPRLSERFAREVTFSLSLKHPHLVRGLAGVPLGEEAFLALEYLEEGTLEERLHRGPLPREEAVKALLQVGEALLYLHEKGFLHQDVKPSNVFVQGEHYKLGDLGTLRPLEDPSPEYAGSPHYLAPELFLGSRPSPKSEAYAFGVMAYELLTGRRPFKGETLEELRQAHLLLPPPPTSLPSRLDRALRRLLAKNPEERLDLKAFLDVLRHPQGPPTEPKEPPKPKRFPFWRK; encoded by the coding sequence TTGAATAGCCTGAAGCGCAAGGACTTTCGCCTCCTCATGCTCCTGGGCCTGGGCCAGACGGCCCAGGTCTACCTGGCGGAGGCCCCTGGCCTGGGGAAGGTGGCCTTGAAGCTCCCCAAAAAGGAGGTGCGCCAGGACCCCAGGCTTTCCGAGCGCTTCGCCCGGGAGGTGACCTTCTCCCTCTCCCTCAAGCACCCCCACCTGGTGCGGGGGCTGGCGGGGGTGCCCTTGGGGGAGGAGGCCTTCTTGGCCCTGGAGTACCTGGAGGAGGGCACCCTAGAGGAACGCCTCCACCGCGGCCCCCTGCCCCGGGAGGAGGCGGTAAAAGCGCTTTTGCAGGTGGGGGAGGCCCTTTTGTACCTGCACGAGAAGGGCTTTTTGCACCAGGACGTGAAGCCCTCCAACGTCTTCGTCCAGGGGGAGCACTACAAGCTGGGCGACCTCGGCACCCTGCGCCCCTTGGAGGACCCGAGCCCCGAGTACGCCGGAAGCCCCCACTACCTGGCCCCCGAGCTCTTCCTGGGTAGCCGTCCAAGCCCCAAGAGCGAGGCCTACGCCTTCGGGGTCATGGCCTACGAGCTCCTCACCGGCAGGCGCCCCTTCAAGGGGGAAACCCTGGAAGAGCTACGCCAGGCCCACCTCCTCCTGCCCCCACCCCCCACGAGCCTCCCCTCCAGGCTGGACCGGGCCCTGAGGCGCCTCCTCGCCAAGAACCCCGAGGAGCGCCTGGACCTGAAGGCGTTTTTGGATGTGCTCCGCCACCCCCAAGGCCCGCCCACGGAGCCTAAGGAGCCCCCCAAGCCCAAGCGCTTTCCCTTTTGGAGGAAGTGA
- a CDS encoding tetratricopeptide repeat protein has translation MRRRAAKLLLFLGLALAQPLEEGRTLYARGEMAAALEALSPLLQDHDPPEEALLLAGFAQYRLGRFQEALFTFSRLVGLLKGGGEALYGFGLALRALGDLEGARSALLAASRQGYKEAEALLKTLPPPPPPSPKARKAPPPFAAREGRFFVAGKPFRVRGVNLGVALPGGFPAEFPEEEALYRAWLELLSAMGANAVRTYTLLPPAFYRALLHHNRLHEDRPLYLFQGVWTELPEEEGYPDWEGPFLEKFLLEGREVLDALHGNLRRPPRPGHAHGDYTADVSPWTLGLLVGREFEPYSVAAYNRRHPGRTYRGRFLEALPGASPFETYLAEVLDRLAVYEWETYGTVRPLSVSNWPTLDPLHHPTESTREEEAALRRARGERVPEEGVVREFNNDEVSLDMAKIRPLPGSPVTTFANYHAYPYYPDFMNLDPSYAQSQGPFGPSRYHGYLKALRQHHGDQPVLIGEIGLPTSRGIAHFNPEGRHHGGHSEEAQAEGLLRLLEEAEAAGMAGTLVFALMDEWFKRNWLFMEWEASERDPFWHNLLDPEENYGLLAATAKGGFRLDGKGEEWEGVPFLLREEGRFLKAHADAEYLWLLYRGPLPLRLYLDTVPGGVGVAEGFGAEFFLEVGAEGRRLLVEKGYYPFEERDLGRNGTEFLLFRGPTKPGEGPFVPFLLEPNRRRTGRDGTDYPRVVYELGRLKEGQDPPGARDPTADYALGEGGLLELRLPWGMLLVADPSQRLAWYAPEPLPIAGIGLLLPGGKPIRFTWPTWEEPAFALRLKPLYFRLKEAWQGLPE, from the coding sequence GTGCGGCGCAGGGCGGCTAAGCTCCTCCTCTTCCTGGGCCTTGCCCTGGCCCAACCCCTGGAGGAGGGCCGCACCCTCTACGCCCGGGGGGAGATGGCCGCCGCCTTGGAGGCGCTTTCCCCTCTCCTCCAGGACCACGACCCCCCGGAAGAAGCGCTCCTCCTTGCCGGCTTCGCCCAGTACCGGCTCGGCCGCTTCCAGGAGGCCCTTTTCACCTTTAGCCGCCTGGTGGGCCTCCTGAAGGGGGGAGGCGAGGCCCTTTACGGCTTTGGGTTGGCCCTTCGCGCCCTAGGGGACCTGGAAGGGGCGCGAAGCGCCCTCCTCGCCGCCTCCCGCCAGGGCTACAAGGAGGCGGAAGCCCTCCTCAAGACCCTGCCCCCACCCCCACCCCCAAGCCCCAAGGCCCGCAAGGCCCCCCCTCCCTTCGCCGCCCGGGAAGGGCGCTTCTTTGTGGCGGGCAAGCCCTTCCGGGTGCGGGGGGTGAACCTAGGGGTAGCCCTCCCCGGCGGCTTCCCCGCCGAGTTCCCCGAGGAGGAGGCGCTTTACCGGGCCTGGCTGGAACTCCTCTCCGCCATGGGGGCCAACGCCGTGCGCACCTACACCCTGCTCCCGCCCGCCTTCTACCGCGCCCTCCTCCACCACAACCGCCTCCACGAAGACCGCCCCCTCTACCTCTTCCAAGGGGTCTGGACGGAGCTTCCCGAGGAGGAGGGGTATCCCGACTGGGAAGGCCCCTTCCTGGAGAAGTTCCTCCTGGAGGGGCGGGAGGTCCTGGACGCCCTCCACGGCAACCTCCGCCGCCCCCCACGCCCGGGCCACGCCCACGGGGACTACACCGCCGACGTATCCCCCTGGACCCTGGGCCTCCTGGTGGGGCGGGAGTTTGAGCCCTACTCCGTGGCGGCCTACAACCGGAGGCACCCCGGGAGAACCTACCGGGGTCGCTTCCTGGAAGCCCTCCCCGGGGCAAGCCCCTTTGAGACCTACCTGGCCGAGGTCTTGGACCGGCTCGCCGTCTACGAGTGGGAAACCTACGGGACGGTGCGGCCCCTTTCCGTTTCCAACTGGCCCACCCTGGACCCCCTCCACCATCCCACGGAAAGCACCCGGGAGGAGGAGGCGGCCCTGAGGCGGGCTCGAGGCGAAAGGGTACCGGAAGAAGGGGTGGTCCGGGAGTTCAACAACGACGAAGTAAGCCTGGATATGGCCAAAATCCGCCCCCTTCCCGGTAGCCCCGTCACCACCTTCGCCAACTACCACGCCTACCCCTACTACCCTGACTTCATGAACCTAGACCCCTCCTACGCGCAAAGCCAAGGGCCCTTTGGCCCATCCCGGTACCACGGCTACCTAAAGGCGCTCCGCCAACACCACGGAGACCAACCCGTCCTCATTGGGGAAATCGGTCTCCCCACCAGCCGGGGCATCGCCCACTTCAATCCCGAGGGCCGGCACCACGGCGGCCATTCGGAAGAAGCCCAGGCGGAGGGCCTACTCCGCCTCCTTGAGGAGGCAGAAGCCGCCGGAATGGCAGGCACTTTGGTCTTCGCCCTTATGGACGAGTGGTTCAAGCGCAACTGGCTCTTTATGGAGTGGGAGGCCTCCGAACGCGACCCCTTCTGGCACAACCTCCTGGACCCCGAGGAGAACTACGGCCTCCTCGCCGCCACCGCCAAGGGGGGCTTCCGCTTGGACGGCAAAGGGGAAGAGTGGGAGGGTGTGCCCTTTTTGCTCCGGGAGGAGGGACGCTTCCTAAAAGCCCACGCCGATGCGGAGTACCTCTGGCTCCTCTACCGGGGGCCCCTACCCTTGCGCCTTTACCTGGATACGGTGCCCGGGGGCGTGGGGGTGGCGGAGGGGTTTGGGGCGGAGTTCTTCCTGGAGGTGGGCGCCGAAGGGAGAAGGCTCCTCGTGGAGAAAGGCTACTATCCCTTTGAGGAAAGGGACTTGGGGCGTAACGGAACCGAGTTTCTCCTCTTCCGGGGCCCCACCAAGCCCGGGGAGGGCCCCTTCGTCCCCTTCCTCCTGGAGCCCAACCGCCGCCGCACGGGCCGGGACGGCACCGACTACCCCAGGGTGGTCTACGAGCTTGGCCGCCTCAAAGAGGGCCAGGACCCCCCGGGGGCGCGGGACCCCACGGCGGACTACGCCTTGGGGGAAGGAGGCCTCCTGGAACTCCGCCTCCCCTGGGGCATGCTCCTCGTGGCCGACCCAAGCCAGCGCCTGGCTTGGTATGCCCCCGAGCCCCTTCCCATAGCGGGCATCGGGCTTCTTTTGCCCGGGGGAAAGCCCATCCGCTTTACCTGGCCCACCTGGGAGGAGCCCGCCTTCGCCCTAAGGCTCAAGCCCCTCTATTTCCGGCTGAAAGAAGCCTGGCAAGGGCTTCCCGAATAG